From the genome of Frankiales bacterium, one region includes:
- a CDS encoding alkane 1-monooxygenase: MPLLPFVAVLAHRATGGAVWLWLGPLVILGVVPVLDLLTGLDRSNPPDDVMDALERDPYYRWLTFLFLPLQYAGFAFAFWYLASAGLSTAERVGLAVTVGFIGGLGINTAHELGHKRESHERWLAKIALAQSFYGHFYIEHNRGHHVRVATPEDPASSRVGETFYRFWPRTVLGSLRNAWRLEHNRLARRSQGPWRLGNDVVNAWLMSVVLWAAMVAWLGPSVLPFLVVQALVALTLLEAVNYLEHYGRLRQRVGAPGHERYERVSPAHSWNSNNLATNVLLYHLQRHSDHHANPTSRYQVLRDFEESPVLPTGYAGMILLALVPPAWRRVMDPRVLAHVGGDITRANIEPSRRSRVLARHPGTAVAAPAPAGVVGRPAAVDARVLRCPCCGYTYDESVGDAREGFPSGTRWAAVPDSWVCPDCGVRDKSDFVAVAAS; encoded by the coding sequence ATGCCGCTGCTGCCGTTCGTCGCCGTGCTCGCCCACCGCGCGACCGGTGGTGCCGTCTGGCTGTGGCTGGGGCCGCTCGTGATCCTCGGCGTCGTCCCCGTGCTGGACCTGCTCACGGGGCTCGACCGGTCCAACCCGCCGGACGACGTCATGGACGCCCTCGAGCGCGACCCCTACTACCGGTGGCTCACGTTCCTGTTCCTCCCGCTGCAGTACGCCGGGTTCGCGTTCGCGTTCTGGTACCTCGCGAGCGCCGGTCTCTCGACGGCGGAGCGCGTCGGCCTCGCGGTCACCGTCGGCTTCATCGGGGGTCTGGGCATCAACACCGCCCACGAGCTCGGGCACAAGCGGGAGAGCCACGAGCGGTGGCTCGCGAAGATCGCGCTGGCGCAGAGCTTCTACGGGCACTTCTACATCGAGCACAACCGCGGCCACCACGTGCGCGTCGCCACGCCGGAGGACCCGGCGAGCAGCCGGGTGGGCGAGACCTTCTACCGCTTCTGGCCCCGCACCGTGCTCGGCTCGCTGCGCAACGCGTGGCGGCTGGAGCACAACCGGCTGGCGAGGAGGTCGCAGGGGCCGTGGCGGCTCGGCAACGACGTCGTCAACGCCTGGCTGATGTCGGTCGTGCTCTGGGCCGCGATGGTCGCCTGGCTGGGGCCGTCGGTGCTGCCGTTCCTCGTCGTCCAGGCGCTGGTGGCGCTCACGCTCCTCGAGGCGGTCAACTACCTCGAGCACTACGGCAGGCTCCGGCAGCGCGTCGGCGCCCCGGGTCATGAGCGCTACGAGCGGGTGTCGCCGGCACACAGCTGGAACTCCAACAACCTCGCCACCAACGTGCTGCTCTACCACCTCCAGCGGCACAGCGACCACCACGCGAACCCGACCAGCCGCTACCAGGTGCTGCGCGACTTCGAGGAGTCGCCGGTGCTGCCCACCGGGTACGCCGGGATGATCCTGCTCGCGCTGGTGCCGCCCGCGTGGCGGCGCGTGATGGACCCGCGGGTGCTCGCGCACGTCGGCGGCGACATCACGCGGGCGAACATCGAGCCGTCGAGGCGCTCGCGGGTGCTGGCGCGCCACCCGGGGACGGCGGTCGCAGCGCCGGCGCCGGCTGGGGTGGTGGGCCGACCGGCCGCCGTCGACGCCCGGGTGCTGCGCTGCCCGTGCTGCGGCTACACCTACGACGAGTCCGTGGGCGACGCGCGCGAGGGGTTCCCCTCCGGGACGCGATGGGCGGCGGTGCCGGACTCCTGGGTGTGCCCCGACTGCGGCGTGCGCGACAAGTCCGACTTCGTCGCCGTGGCCGCGTCGTGA
- a CDS encoding response regulator produces the protein MSIRVLVADDQQLMRAGFRMILEEVDGLDVVGEAIDGADAVRQFAEHRPDVALMDVRMPGVDGIEATRQILELDPAARILALTTFDLDEHAFAVLRAGASGFLLKDVPVEELVRAIRSVAEGDAVVSPRITRRLLELHAHDLGEPSSRPTDAVAALDVLTPRERDVLLEVARGRSNAEIADELLVTEATVKTHVGSILAKLGLRSRVQLVIHAYDAGLVEPGRGDDEADR, from the coding sequence ATGAGCATCCGGGTCCTCGTCGCCGACGACCAGCAGCTCATGCGTGCCGGGTTCCGGATGATCCTCGAGGAGGTCGACGGCCTCGACGTGGTCGGCGAGGCGATCGACGGGGCCGACGCGGTGCGGCAGTTCGCGGAGCACCGTCCGGACGTCGCGCTCATGGATGTCCGGATGCCCGGCGTCGACGGCATCGAGGCGACGCGACAGATACTGGAGCTCGACCCAGCGGCACGGATCCTGGCGCTCACGACGTTCGACCTCGACGAGCATGCGTTCGCCGTCCTGCGCGCCGGCGCGAGCGGCTTCCTGCTCAAGGACGTCCCGGTCGAGGAGCTCGTGCGCGCGATCCGCTCGGTCGCCGAGGGCGACGCGGTCGTCTCGCCGCGCATCACGCGGCGCCTGCTCGAGCTGCACGCGCATGACCTCGGCGAGCCGTCCAGCCGGCCGACGGACGCCGTCGCCGCACTCGACGTCCTGACGCCGCGCGAGCGTGACGTCCTGCTCGAGGTGGCACGCGGACGTTCGAACGCCGAGATCGCCGACGAGCTCCTGGTGACCGAGGCGACCGTGAAGACCCACGTCGGCAGCATCCTCGCCAAACTCGGCCTGCGCAGCCGCGTGCAGCTGGTCATCCACGCCTACGACGCGGGCCTCGTGGAGCCTGGTCGCGGCGACGACGAGGCAGACCGTTAG
- a CDS encoding sensor histidine kinase: MHPQAGRLLGRWYAWSSDPVPSVDGSAAVPAYQRVGERLRAHPVVVDALVAVAVGLCAVPQLLFWARQPSGGLGVRIVLTVLLVAPLAWRRRLPLTTFALAAGVALVQWTLGITLAADVALLVYLGTVASAYRLRVAVPAALVIELGVVLAVARWDFPTALALPLLPTLLLLSAPVVAALVLGVSVRSRRQALTALRERAAQLELNQEQQATMAVAAERVRIAREMHDVVAHSLAVVVTLSDAAAAKVARDPDRAAAAMRQVSATGHEALDEMRGVLGVLRGGARPADRQPQPGLDQLEALVAQVRATGLDASLELSGAPADLPPGLALTVHRIAQEATTNTLNHAGSATRVDVRVEVAEDLVRVDVRDNGRGPGATSPGGLGLLGMRERAAVHGGTLQAGPDPSGGWSVRAVIPVSAPRAGATEAPLGAAR; the protein is encoded by the coding sequence ATGCATCCTCAGGCAGGTCGCCTCCTCGGCCGCTGGTACGCCTGGTCATCCGACCCCGTGCCCTCGGTCGACGGCTCCGCGGCGGTCCCGGCGTACCAGCGGGTCGGCGAGCGCCTCCGTGCGCACCCGGTGGTGGTCGACGCCCTCGTCGCCGTCGCGGTCGGGCTGTGCGCCGTGCCGCAGCTGTTGTTCTGGGCCCGCCAGCCGTCGGGCGGTCTCGGCGTGCGCATCGTGCTCACCGTCCTGCTCGTCGCACCGCTGGCGTGGCGCCGGCGCCTCCCGCTGACGACGTTCGCTCTTGCTGCGGGCGTCGCGCTCGTGCAGTGGACCCTCGGTATCACGCTCGCCGCCGACGTCGCCCTGCTCGTCTACCTCGGCACCGTCGCGAGCGCCTACAGGCTGCGGGTCGCCGTGCCGGCCGCGCTCGTGATCGAGCTGGGCGTCGTGCTCGCGGTGGCGCGCTGGGACTTCCCGACCGCCCTCGCCCTCCCGCTGCTGCCGACCCTGTTGCTGCTCTCCGCGCCGGTGGTCGCCGCCCTGGTCCTGGGGGTGAGCGTGCGCTCGCGCCGGCAGGCCCTGACGGCGCTGCGCGAGCGCGCCGCTCAGCTCGAGCTCAACCAGGAGCAGCAGGCGACCATGGCCGTGGCCGCCGAGCGCGTGCGCATCGCCCGCGAGATGCACGACGTGGTGGCACACAGCCTCGCGGTGGTGGTGACGCTCTCGGACGCCGCGGCCGCCAAGGTCGCCCGCGACCCCGACCGCGCGGCCGCGGCCATGCGCCAGGTCTCGGCGACGGGGCACGAGGCTCTCGACGAGATGCGCGGGGTGCTCGGCGTACTGCGCGGAGGGGCGCGCCCGGCCGACCGCCAGCCGCAGCCGGGACTCGACCAGCTCGAGGCGCTCGTGGCGCAGGTGCGCGCGACGGGCCTCGACGCGAGCCTCGAGCTCTCCGGCGCTCCGGCAGACCTCCCGCCCGGCCTCGCGCTCACGGTGCACCGCATCGCGCAGGAGGCGACCACCAACACGCTCAATCACGCGGGCTCGGCCACACGGGTCGACGTCCGCGTCGAGGTCGCGGAGGATCTGGTGCGCGTCGACGTCCGCGACAACGGCCGCGGACCCGGCGCCACCTCGCCCGGCGGCCTCGGGCTCCTGGGGATGCGTGAGCGCGCGGCGGTGCACGGCGGCACGCTGCAGGCCGGTCCTGACCCCTCGGGCGGATGGTCGGTGCGGGCCGTCATCCCCGTGTCGGCACCGCGCGCGGGTGCGACAGAAGCTCCTCTGGGAGCGGCGCGATGA
- a CDS encoding alpha/beta fold hydrolase, producing the protein MPAAVRRARAGDRASAGAPVTRIPSSRRRAAIAAAAVVAGLSLVLSSCSGTVGSVTQESPTSGGSSSGSPASPSDPALATFYSQRLAWTPCGGSFVCARLTVPLDYSAPSGGTITLALIKLPASDPAQRIGSLVTNPGGPGASGVDFVRSARAVFDASLRARYDIVGFDPRGVAGSDPVECLTDKQTDAFLAVDGTPTTPAQVTAIDTLARQLAVGCRTRSPKIYAHIGTLDAARDVDVLRAALGDQKLTWFGFSYGTELGATYADLFPTHVGRMVLDGAIDPSLTNVEMSHGQAKGFEVALHHFVLWCDQQADCPLPQGEQQGVDRIAAFFDGLDTTPLATHDAKRPLTQALAMNAVLSYLYFPAYGDYDQLLIGLQDAFDGDGQTLLSMLDQRNERNSRGHYADNFISALYAVNALDRPDRPTAAQSAVLAEQWSKEAPVFGAFTAWGILPFQYWDVPATDPPHEIHAPGSPKILVVGTTYDPATPYPWAQALAKQLSQGVLLTRVGDGHTGYGKGSACTDSAVDRYLLSGETPPTGTVCH; encoded by the coding sequence GTGCCTGCGGCCGTCCGCAGGGCGCGGGCGGGGGACCGAGCCTCGGCAGGAGCACCTGTGACCCGCATCCCGTCGTCGCGCCGGCGAGCCGCCATCGCGGCCGCAGCCGTCGTCGCGGGCCTCTCGCTGGTGCTCTCCTCGTGCTCGGGCACGGTCGGATCGGTCACGCAGGAGTCGCCGACCTCCGGCGGCTCGTCCAGCGGCTCACCGGCGTCCCCCTCCGACCCGGCCCTCGCCACCTTCTACTCCCAGCGGCTGGCCTGGACCCCGTGCGGCGGGTCGTTCGTCTGCGCCCGGCTCACCGTGCCGCTGGACTACTCCGCGCCCTCGGGCGGCACGATCACGCTCGCGCTCATCAAGCTGCCCGCGAGCGACCCCGCGCAGCGGATCGGCTCGCTGGTGACCAACCCCGGCGGCCCGGGCGCCTCCGGGGTCGACTTCGTGCGCAGCGCGCGCGCCGTGTTCGACGCCTCCCTGCGAGCGCGCTACGACATCGTCGGCTTCGACCCCCGCGGGGTGGCCGGGTCGGACCCGGTCGAGTGCCTCACCGACAAGCAGACCGACGCGTTCCTCGCCGTCGACGGGACGCCGACGACGCCCGCGCAGGTGACCGCGATCGACACGCTGGCCCGCCAGCTCGCCGTCGGCTGCCGCACGCGGTCGCCGAAGATCTACGCCCACATCGGCACGCTCGACGCCGCGCGGGACGTCGACGTGCTGCGGGCCGCTCTCGGCGACCAGAAGCTCACCTGGTTCGGCTTCTCCTACGGCACCGAGCTGGGCGCGACGTACGCCGACCTGTTCCCCACCCACGTCGGCCGCATGGTGCTCGACGGCGCCATCGACCCGTCGCTCACGAACGTCGAGATGAGCCACGGCCAGGCCAAGGGGTTCGAGGTGGCGCTGCACCACTTCGTGCTGTGGTGCGACCAGCAGGCCGACTGCCCGCTCCCGCAGGGCGAGCAGCAGGGGGTCGACCGCATCGCCGCGTTCTTCGACGGGCTCGACACCACGCCGCTCGCTACGCACGACGCGAAGCGCCCGCTCACCCAGGCCCTCGCGATGAACGCCGTGCTGAGCTACCTCTACTTCCCCGCGTACGGCGACTACGACCAGCTGCTCATCGGGCTCCAGGACGCCTTCGACGGCGACGGCCAGACGCTTCTGTCGATGCTCGACCAGCGCAACGAGCGCAACAGCCGCGGCCACTACGCCGACAACTTCATCTCCGCGCTCTACGCCGTCAACGCGCTCGACCGCCCGGACCGCCCGACGGCCGCGCAGTCCGCCGTCCTGGCCGAGCAGTGGTCGAAGGAGGCGCCGGTCTTCGGCGCCTTCACGGCCTGGGGGATCCTGCCGTTCCAGTACTGGGACGTGCCGGCCACCGACCCGCCGCACGAGATCCACGCGCCGGGCTCGCCGAAGATCCTCGTGGTGGGCACGACGTACGACCCGGCGACGCCGTACCCCTGGGCCCAGGCCCTGGCCAAGCAGCTCTCGCAGGGGGTCCTGCTGACCCGCGTGGGCGACGGCCACACCGGCTACGGCAAGGGCTCCGCCTGCACCGACTCGGCGGTGGACCGCTACCTGCTCAGCGGCGAGACGCCCCCCACCGGGACCGTCTGCCACTGA
- a CDS encoding alpha/beta fold hydrolase, which translates to MPTETAQLHVDDPDAGDLVFDAVVAGADDGEPVLLLHGWPQTTLSWSRVIPALASSGLRVAAVDQRGYSAGARPSDIGSYSAAHLVEDVSGILDALGFGTAHLVGHDWGAAVAWHVAGRRPGLVRSLTALSVPHPSAMAEALRTDAEQREKSAYMQLFRADPAKAAAVLLRDDAKALRGVYAPGVHASDIDAYAEFFAEDDTLEAALRWYAAMDADAGRTPDVDDVPVTFVWGDEDIAIGAAAAHACAARCHGPYEFRPLHGRGHWLPDEDPDAVVDAILARVG; encoded by the coding sequence ATGCCCACCGAGACCGCCCAGCTGCACGTGGACGACCCCGACGCCGGCGACCTGGTGTTCGACGCCGTCGTGGCGGGAGCGGACGACGGCGAGCCGGTGCTGCTGCTCCACGGCTGGCCGCAGACGACGCTGTCGTGGTCCCGCGTGATCCCGGCCCTGGCCTCCAGCGGGCTGCGGGTGGCCGCCGTCGACCAGCGGGGCTACTCCGCGGGCGCGCGCCCCTCCGACATCGGGTCGTACTCCGCCGCCCACCTCGTGGAAGACGTCAGCGGGATCCTCGACGCGCTCGGGTTCGGCACGGCGCACCTCGTCGGGCACGACTGGGGGGCCGCGGTCGCCTGGCACGTCGCGGGCCGGCGTCCCGGCCTGGTGCGCTCGCTCACCGCGCTGTCCGTGCCGCACCCCAGCGCGATGGCGGAGGCGCTGCGCACCGACGCCGAGCAGCGCGAGAAGTCGGCGTACATGCAGCTGTTCCGCGCCGATCCCGCCAAGGCCGCCGCGGTGCTCCTGCGCGACGACGCGAAGGCGCTGCGCGGGGTCTACGCGCCCGGCGTGCACGCCTCGGACATCGACGCCTACGCCGAGTTCTTCGCCGAGGACGACACCCTCGAGGCCGCACTGCGCTGGTACGCCGCGATGGACGCCGACGCCGGCCGCACCCCGGACGTCGACGACGTGCCGGTCACGTTCGTGTGGGGCGACGAGGACATCGCCATCGGGGCGGCCGCCGCGCACGCCTGCGCCGCACGGTGCCACGGCCCGTACGAGTTCCGCCCGCTGCACGGCCGCGGGCACTGGCTGCCCGACGAGGACCCGGACGCCGTGGTCGACGCCATCCTCGCGAGGGTGGGCTGA
- a CDS encoding methylmalonyl-CoA mutase produces MHVPTNPVRLVTAASLFDGHDAAINIMRRLLQAQGAEVVHLGHDRSVEDVVTAALQEDVQGVAVSSYQGGHVEYFTYLVERLRQRGAPHIRVFGGGGGVIVPEEIAALAEVGVRIFSPGDGQRLGLPGMVNELIRECDVDLAAGEVDVTALRAGSTTALARALTVLESGRDPELAAQLRSAAEPHPAPVLGITGTGGSGKSSLTDELVRRLRRDSQDKVRVAVLAVDPTRRRGGGALLGDRIRMNSIDPDVVFFRSFATRDATTVVPPSLDDCVAACRAAGYDLVIIETPGIGQGDAAITAHADVSLYVMTPEYGAASQLEKIDMLDYADVVAVNKFERRGAEDARRDVARQMVRNREAFGIAWEDMPVFGTSAARFDDDGVTALYQHLRSLLTDRGLRPFDGTLAPVATRVSTNLARILPRGREQYLAEIARTVRDYHADTARLASSARKVQQLSATRGLLADEGEPAAAAAVERLLDQAQQDLPRESRDALASWPSVKASYTGDHQVYVVRGREITTPLTRVTLSGTHVPRVALPPDDDDATLLRFLRSENLPGYFPFTAGVFPFKREGEAPARMFAGEGDPARTNRRFHLLAEGQPATRLSTAFDSVTLYGRDPSPQPDVYGKVGTSGVSVATLDDMRDLYAGFDLCAPTTSVSMTINGPAPTILAMFFNAAIDQQLDRLREEEGREPDDAEREAIAARTVSTVRGTVQADILKEDQGQNTCIFSTEFSLRAMADIQQWFIDHDVRNFYSVSISGYHIAEAGANPISQLAFTLANGFTYVESYLARGMDVDDFAPNLSFFFSNGMDAEYTVLGRVARRIWAVAMRERYGASERAQKLKYHVQTSGRSLHAQEMDFNDIRTTLQALCALYDNANSLHTNAYDEAVTTPSAASVRRALAIQMIIDKEWGLSQNENPLQGSYIVDQLTDLVEEAVLAEFDRIADRGGVLGAMETGYQRGKIQDESMLYEHRKHDGSLPIVGVNTFLAPQRDDSGGRPLELARATEHEKQSQLDRLHAFHERHRGEAPAALAALQEAAVSGGNLFGALLEAVRVCSLGQITQALFDVGGQFRRTV; encoded by the coding sequence CTGCACGTCCCCACGAACCCGGTCCGCCTGGTCACCGCCGCGAGCCTCTTCGACGGCCACGACGCCGCGATCAACATCATGCGGAGGCTGCTCCAGGCCCAGGGCGCGGAGGTCGTGCACCTCGGCCACGACCGCAGCGTCGAGGACGTCGTCACCGCCGCTCTCCAGGAGGACGTGCAGGGTGTCGCCGTCTCGTCCTACCAGGGCGGTCACGTCGAGTACTTCACCTACCTCGTCGAGCGGCTGCGCCAGCGGGGTGCGCCGCACATCCGGGTGTTCGGGGGCGGGGGCGGCGTGATCGTCCCTGAGGAGATCGCCGCGCTCGCCGAGGTGGGCGTGCGCATCTTCTCCCCCGGCGACGGGCAGCGGCTGGGGCTGCCGGGCATGGTCAACGAGCTGATCCGCGAGTGCGACGTCGACCTGGCCGCCGGCGAGGTCGACGTCACCGCGCTGCGCGCAGGGTCCACCACGGCCCTGGCCCGCGCGCTGACCGTGCTCGAGTCCGGCCGCGACCCGGAGCTGGCCGCGCAGCTGCGCAGCGCAGCAGAGCCGCACCCCGCGCCGGTCCTCGGCATCACCGGCACGGGCGGCTCCGGCAAGTCGTCGCTCACCGACGAGCTGGTGCGCCGGCTGCGTCGCGACAGCCAGGACAAGGTGCGGGTGGCCGTGCTGGCGGTGGACCCCACGCGCCGTCGCGGCGGCGGGGCGCTGCTCGGCGACCGCATCCGCATGAACAGCATCGACCCGGACGTCGTGTTCTTCCGCTCGTTCGCGACGCGCGACGCCACCACCGTCGTGCCGCCCTCGCTCGACGACTGCGTGGCCGCCTGCCGGGCCGCCGGCTACGACCTGGTGATCATCGAGACGCCGGGCATCGGCCAGGGCGACGCCGCGATCACCGCCCACGCCGACGTCAGCCTCTACGTGATGACGCCCGAGTACGGCGCCGCGTCGCAGCTCGAGAAGATCGACATGCTCGACTACGCGGACGTCGTCGCGGTGAACAAGTTCGAGCGCCGCGGGGCCGAGGACGCGCGCCGCGACGTCGCCCGCCAGATGGTGCGCAACCGCGAGGCGTTCGGCATCGCGTGGGAGGACATGCCGGTGTTCGGCACGTCCGCGGCCCGGTTCGACGACGACGGCGTGACGGCGCTCTACCAGCACCTCAGGTCGCTGCTCACCGACCGCGGCCTGCGGCCCTTCGACGGCACGCTGGCACCGGTCGCGACCCGCGTGTCGACCAACCTGGCGCGCATCCTGCCGCGCGGCCGAGAGCAGTACCTCGCCGAGATCGCCCGCACCGTGCGCGACTACCACGCCGACACGGCTCGTCTCGCGTCGTCGGCCCGCAAGGTGCAGCAGCTCTCGGCCACGCGCGGGCTGCTCGCCGACGAGGGCGAGCCGGCGGCGGCCGCGGCCGTCGAGCGGCTGCTCGACCAGGCGCAGCAGGACCTGCCGCGGGAGTCGCGCGACGCCCTCGCGTCCTGGCCCTCGGTGAAGGCGTCGTACACCGGCGACCACCAGGTGTACGTCGTGCGCGGCCGGGAGATCACCACGCCGCTCACCCGCGTGACCCTGTCCGGCACCCACGTGCCGCGCGTGGCGCTGCCCCCGGACGACGACGACGCGACGCTGCTGCGCTTCCTGCGCTCGGAGAACCTGCCCGGCTACTTCCCGTTCACCGCGGGCGTGTTCCCGTTCAAGCGCGAGGGCGAGGCGCCGGCGCGCATGTTCGCCGGCGAGGGGGACCCGGCGCGCACCAACCGGCGCTTCCACCTGCTGGCCGAGGGCCAGCCGGCCACGCGGCTCTCGACGGCGTTCGACTCGGTGACCCTCTACGGCCGCGACCCCTCGCCGCAGCCCGACGTCTACGGCAAGGTCGGCACCTCCGGTGTGTCGGTCGCGACGCTCGACGACATGCGCGACCTCTACGCCGGCTTCGACCTGTGCGCCCCCACCACCTCGGTGTCGATGACGATCAACGGCCCTGCGCCCACGATCCTCGCGATGTTCTTCAACGCCGCGATCGACCAGCAGCTGGACCGGCTCCGCGAGGAGGAGGGCCGCGAGCCCGACGACGCGGAGCGCGAGGCGATCGCGGCGCGCACGGTGTCGACCGTGCGCGGCACGGTGCAGGCCGACATCCTCAAGGAGGACCAGGGCCAGAACACCTGCATCTTCTCCACCGAGTTCTCGCTGCGCGCGATGGCCGACATCCAGCAGTGGTTCATCGACCACGACGTCCGCAACTTCTACTCGGTGAGCATCTCCGGCTACCACATCGCCGAGGCCGGGGCGAACCCCATCAGCCAGCTCGCGTTCACGCTGGCCAACGGCTTCACCTACGTCGAGTCCTACCTCGCCCGCGGCATGGACGTGGACGACTTCGCCCCGAACCTGTCGTTCTTCTTCTCCAACGGGATGGACGCCGAGTACACGGTGCTGGGTCGCGTGGCCCGCAGGATCTGGGCCGTCGCCATGCGCGAGCGGTACGGCGCCTCGGAGCGCGCGCAGAAGCTCAAGTACCACGTGCAGACCTCGGGCCGGTCGCTGCACGCCCAGGAGATGGACTTCAACGACATCCGCACGACGCTCCAGGCGCTGTGCGCGCTCTACGACAACGCGAACTCCCTGCACACCAACGCCTACGACGAGGCGGTGACGACGCCGTCGGCGGCGTCGGTCCGCCGAGCACTCGCGATCCAGATGATCATCGACAAGGAGTGGGGGCTCTCGCAGAACGAGAACCCGCTCCAGGGGTCCTACATCGTCGACCAGCTGACCGACCTCGTCGAGGAGGCCGTGCTCGCCGAGTTCGACCGCATCGCCGACCGAGGCGGGGTGCTCGGGGCCATGGAGACCGGCTACCAGCGCGGCAAGATCCAGGACGAGTCGATGCTCTACGAGCACCGCAAGCACGACGGCTCGCTGCCGATCGTCGGCGTCAACACGTTCCTCGCCCCCCAGCGCGACGACAGCGGTGGGCGACCGCTCGAGCTGGCCCGCGCGACGGAGCACGAGAAGCAGTCGCAGCTCGACCGGCTGCACGCCTTCCACGAGCGCCACCGCGGCGAGGCCCCGGCCGCCCTCGCGGCGCTCCAGGAGGCGGCCGTCTCCGGCGGGAACCTCTTCGGCGCGCTGCTGGAGGCCGTGCGCGTCTGCTCGCTCGGCCAGATCACCCAGGCCCTGTTCGACGTCGGCGGCCAGTTCCGCCGTACGGTCTGA
- a CDS encoding DNA polymerase III subunit delta', with product MSDDVFADLVGQEHAVAQLRAAAAEAPQARAGLQSSAMTHAWLITGPPGSGRSTAALAFAAALVCPEGGCGHCDECSAVRHSAHADVEHVVPESVTYTVQETRELVRRSALSPTRAPWHVFVLEDADRLNAESANALLKSIEEPTPGTVWILCAPSTEDVLPTIRSRCRHLVLATPTTAEVAQVLVRALGVEPAMASFAARAAQGHIGRARALATDEASRLRRQDVLRIPSLVQDLGSCLALAADLVGTVNDDVAALCDPLDAREMAALRAAYGEGAEGRGIGTVERRAKGAVKELEDRQKRRRRRVTRDQLDRALVDLQAFYRDVLVLQLGAASDLVNDEMRPQLQRLAAEGSAEDTLRRVDALERTRHLLEANVAPLLAFEALTVSLKDPTLA from the coding sequence GTGAGCGACGACGTCTTCGCCGACCTCGTCGGCCAGGAGCACGCGGTCGCGCAGCTGCGTGCCGCCGCGGCCGAGGCTCCGCAGGCGCGTGCGGGGCTCCAGTCGAGCGCGATGACCCACGCCTGGTTGATCACCGGGCCGCCCGGCAGCGGCCGCAGCACGGCGGCGCTGGCCTTCGCGGCGGCGCTGGTGTGCCCCGAGGGCGGCTGCGGGCACTGCGACGAGTGCAGCGCCGTCCGCCACTCCGCGCATGCCGACGTCGAGCACGTCGTCCCCGAGTCGGTCACCTACACGGTGCAGGAGACCCGCGAGCTGGTGCGCCGCTCGGCGCTCTCGCCCACGCGCGCCCCCTGGCACGTGTTCGTGCTCGAGGACGCCGACCGGCTCAACGCCGAGAGCGCCAACGCCCTGCTCAAGAGCATCGAGGAGCCCACGCCGGGCACGGTGTGGATCCTCTGCGCGCCGAGCACCGAGGACGTGCTGCCCACGATCCGCTCGCGCTGCCGCCACCTGGTGCTCGCGACCCCCACCACGGCGGAGGTCGCGCAGGTGCTCGTGCGCGCGCTCGGCGTCGAGCCGGCGATGGCCTCGTTCGCGGCCCGGGCGGCGCAGGGCCACATCGGGCGCGCGCGGGCGCTGGCCACCGACGAGGCCTCGCGCCTGCGGCGCCAGGACGTGCTGCGCATCCCCTCGCTCGTGCAGGACCTCGGGTCGTGCCTGGCGCTGGCAGCCGACCTGGTCGGCACCGTGAACGACGACGTCGCCGCATTGTGCGACCCGCTCGACGCGCGCGAGATGGCGGCGCTGCGGGCGGCGTACGGCGAAGGCGCCGAGGGGCGCGGCATCGGCACGGTGGAGCGGCGGGCCAAGGGGGCGGTGAAGGAGCTCGAGGACCGGCAGAAGCGGCGCCGGCGGCGGGTCACGCGCGACCAGCTCGACCGCGCCCTGGTCGACCTCCAGGCGTTCTACCGCGACGTGCTCGTGCTCCAGCTGGGCGCGGCGTCGGACCTCGTCAACGACGAGATGCGCCCGCAGCTGCAGCGCCTGGCCGCCGAGGGCTCCGCCGAGGACACGCTGCGCCGCGTCGACGCCCTCGAGCGCACCCGCCACCTGCTCGAGGCCAACGTCGCGCCGCTGCTGGCGTTCGAGGCGCTCACCGTGAGCCTCAAGGACCCGACCCTCGCATGA
- a CDS encoding dTMP kinase → MNAHPGVLVAFEGGDGAGKSTQARLLADALRAAGHEVVLTREPGGTPAAEAMRHVVLTPEHEGLDSRAEALLYAASRAEHVARLVRPALERGAVVVTDRYLDSSVAYQGVARGLGRDVVAELNLWATGGLLPDLTVVLDVEAGAGLARVADPNRLEGEPESFHAVAVQAFRDLAAADPGRYLVVPASGGREEIAAAVLARVEKLLADRGTAP, encoded by the coding sequence GTGAACGCCCACCCCGGAGTCCTCGTCGCGTTCGAGGGCGGCGACGGCGCGGGCAAGTCCACCCAGGCACGGCTGCTCGCCGACGCCCTCAGGGCCGCCGGCCACGAGGTGGTGCTCACCCGTGAGCCGGGCGGGACCCCGGCCGCCGAGGCGATGCGCCACGTCGTCCTCACGCCCGAGCACGAGGGCCTCGATTCGCGCGCGGAGGCGCTGCTCTACGCCGCGTCGCGGGCCGAGCACGTCGCTCGGCTCGTGCGGCCGGCGCTCGAGCGCGGCGCCGTCGTGGTGACCGACCGCTACCTCGACTCCTCCGTCGCCTACCAGGGGGTGGCCCGGGGCCTCGGGCGCGACGTCGTGGCCGAGCTCAACCTCTGGGCCACCGGCGGACTGCTGCCGGACCTCACCGTCGTCCTCGACGTCGAGGCCGGCGCCGGGCTCGCCCGCGTGGCCGACCCCAACCGCCTCGAGGGCGAGCCGGAGTCGTTCCACGCCGTCGCGGTCCAGGCCTTCCGCGACCTCGCGGCCGCCGACCCGGGTCGCTACCTCGTCGTGCCGGCCTCGGGCGGGCGCGAGGAGATCGCCGCCGCAGTGCTCGCGCGCGTCGAGAAGCTGCTCGCCGACCGCGGGACGGCGCCGTGA